A window of Dysgonomonadaceae bacterium PH5-43 genomic DNA:
TAAAAGATAAAAGTTAAAAACTAAAAGTTGACGCAAAGCGTAAGCTCGCAGATAAAAGATAAAAGTTAGCGCAAAGCGACAATGTACCTAAACAACCGTAGGCAACGCTTCGCTCGCCATACGGCTATGAAACTGCTACCCTTTGGGTAGACCTCAACTTTTATCTTTTATCTTTTAGTTTTTAACTTTTAAAAGTATGTCATAATTTGTTCTTGCTCGCTTTTGTTATCTGTTTTGATTTCTTGTCTTGTTGATAATGGTAGTATTTATAGCTAATATTAAGAATGATTAAAAAAAACACTCAAATATTAGTAATATAAATAACATTTAACTACATTTGTAGCGTGAGGGATTAAAAGCTCTGATTGTGTATGTTATTTAATACTTAAAAAGGGCTGTAACTTGCAAAAAAGATATATTATTAATTTCAAATATTTTAAAGTAATAAACATGAAAAAACATTCAAACTTGTTTGTCGGATTGTTGATAGCATTTACATTATGCGTATCGGCAGCATTTAATCGAGTAGAAGCACAAGCAACAAGTGCTTTGTATGCAACCTCAGTTTTGAGTACTAAAGTTGCCCCCGATTGGTATTTTATTTGTAACTCATCAACTGGTGAGATTTTAGTTCTTAATGAAGATGCTACTTCTTATAGTAGTCAAACTATTCCTTTAGCGGAAAACAGTGATTCTCAGTTTTGGCGTTTTGAGGAAAAAAATGGAGAGTACACCTTATATAATAAAGGTGACGAAACTTATTCGGCAACTGTAGCCTTCGTTGGTGCAGCTGATGCTTGGACTTTAGACATCGATGGAAAAAAGTTATTATTAAATGGTGGTTCAGCTTCTTTAAGTGATGAAACAGCATCAACTCTTTATTTTACAAAAGCTCCAGTAGGTGGAGGTAGTGAATGGGTGCAGATAGATAGTTACCGCTCTTCGACAGCCTCAGGAACTACTATTTTGTGCGTTAACGAGAACGGAATTATTACTTGGGAACCTAATGCTGCAACGGAAAATAGAGATTACAACTTTCGTCTTGTTTTAGATGAAAATGACGCGTGTTATAATATTACAGCTAAATCACAAGCAGGTAAGTATGTGTATGATAGCAATAAAAATTCTAATGGTAATATGAGTTTTTCGGATACTGAAACTCCTGTTAAGTTTGTTATTCACCCATTAAATAATCGTAAGGGTTATGTGCAGTTCACTGTTCAGGGTGTAGATATTTCTCGTATCGACTATAATGGAGGTGGTAATCCAAGAGCTGGATTGTACACTGATAATTTTAGTAATGCGTTTGGTACTCGCACTAATGATGGCTTCCGTTTCACAATGATAACTTATAGCGAAGGTCTTTTCGATGATTTAAGTAATGCGATTACTAAAGCAACTACCTTACTTGCAAATACCAATGCTGGTATAGACCCAGGTTCGTATAGCGATGCCGACCGCAATGCTCTAAGCGATGCTATTACTGCTGCTCAAATTGTAAATTCTAATACAAATTCAACAGCTAAAGAAATTGCTGATGCAGTAGAGGCTATAAATGCAGCTATTGATTTATATAAAACTAAAGCTAACGGAATTGTTTATTCTACAGAAGATAATCTTACTTGGTATTATATAGTGTCGGCTTCTACAAGTACTTATTGTGCAGGTAAAGCCATTATTAGTGTTTCTGAAACTGATGGAGACCCTCTTAAATTCGATACTAAACGTATTGATAGCAATATGATGTGGGCTTTTGTTAAAGATGATAATGGTAAGGTAGCTATTAAGAATATGGCTACTTCTCGCTACTTCGCAAAAGATATTTCATCGGCTAAAGCAGGAACAGTGGCAGACCCTCAATATAATTACACTATATCAGAGTTTTCTGCTGCTTGGTGGAATGGTAATGCGTTTACTATCAAATCTGATGCAAGTTCTCAGCCTATACACGCTCAAAACAATAACAGTGTTATGGTAACTTGGCAAGCCGAATCGTCAAATCCTTCTTCTTTGTGGACTTTGAAACAGGTAACAGACGAAGAACTTGATATGAATCTGACTATAACTAAATCGGTTGTAGAGCAAGCTAAAATTTCAACAGGTAGAGGTAATACTAACGACCCTATTCTTAGAGCTACGTTAATAGCCGAAGGTACTAAACCCGGTGTTACAATGAATGGTATAAAAGGTAATCTTAATGGAACTACAGATAAAGACGATATATTGAAGGTTAAAGCTTATTTGTATTCAAGCGAATTTGAATTAAAACCAGATAGCGAAGCTGCTACGCTTCTTGGAGAAACAGTTCCGGCTACTGATGGTAGTTATGAAATAACGTTCGATAGCCCTATAACTATGCAGGTGGGAACTAATTATGTGTGGATTACTTTAGATATAGCAGAAGATGCTGTGGAGGGTAATAAAGTTGATGCTCAGATTACTTCTTATGTGATGAGTAATGAAGAAATAACAGAATATGTTGGCAATCCTGAGTTTGATGCTACGATATTCTTGACAGAAGGAACGCTTATTCGCCCAGGAGATAATGGTTCTCGTTACTATCGTATTCCTGCTATAGCAACTACAGCTAATGGTTGGCTTGTGGCGGTTGCTGATAAACGTTATAATAGCTCAAGCGACTTACCTAATAATATTGATGTGGTTGCACAAGTAAGTAAAGATAATGGAAAAACATGGACAGAGCCTGTAACTATTGCTGGTACTGCTGAGCTTGGCGGAGATTATGGTCATGGCGACCCTGCTATTGTTGTTAATAGAGATAATGGCGATGTGATAGTGCTTGTAACTTCTAAGGTTGGTTTCTTTTATGGCGATGGTACAAATGTTCCTTTGATGAAGGTGATTGTAAGTCATGATAACGGACTTACTTGGGACGCTCCTGTTGATGTAACTGAGCAGGTGTATGGAAGCAAATGTTCTAATCCAATATCTAAAACGTGGTTAGGAGCTTTCCCTGCGTCGGGTTCGTTTATACAAAAAAGAGATGGTACTCTTGTTGTTGCTTTATTGGCTCGCAATGCGGCTAATCAAAAAATCGTTCACCTTGTGCTTTCTGAAGATGGAGGAAAAACTTGGCGCGCTGCAAGTGCTAATGGTACTGGTAATCCTGACGAATCGAAGGTTGCTGAAAAGAATAATGGAGATATAATATTGAGTTCTCGTGCTTCTGGCGAAAACTTCAAAAATATAACAAAAGATAATGGCGAAACTTGGGAGCTTGCTATGAATGCACGTATGACAGGTGTTAAGAATGCTTATTGTAATGGCGATTTCAAATTATTTACTTCAACGCTTGAAGGTAATGATAAGAATAGAATGTTGCATACAAACTGTTTCGCGAATACTCGTAAAAATGTTTCTATAGTAATCAGCTATGATGAAAGCGAAACTTGGAGCGCACCTAAAACAATTTGTCCTCGTGGTTCTGCTTACTCAGCATTAACTATTCTTCCTGATGGAACTATCGGTTGTTATTACGAAGAAGATGGTCTTGTGGGAGGTTATATATTGCGTTTTGTTCGTTTCTCTGTAGATTGGATGACAGATGGAAAAGATACAATCGAAGATTACAAACCTGTAAAAAATACAGTGGATATAAAAACAGTAAATACCAACAATGCGGCTGATTTTACTGTAACAAATAAAGATGGTATTATAACTGTAGTCGGAGCAACCGACTACAGTATTACCTCTCTGCAAGGAGTGTCTTTCCCTAAAGATGCAAAACTGCAAAAAGGTGGTATGTATATAGTATCGGCTAATGGCAAATCAGTTAAAACAATAATTAAATGACCCAATAATGAAAAAGACATTTTCTTTTGTCGTATTTGTTGCGTTGTTTCTTTGTAATGCTTTTGTGGTAAGTTCTAAATCAGAACATTTATTACCCAAGCCTCAGAGTATTACACTTAATACAACAGGTGTAGCTTTCAATCTTAATAGAGATGTAGCTATAGAAAGCAATACTGATAATTATTTGTTAAACAAATTTTTAGAAGAAACGGGCTGTACTGTTGTTGATGGTGCATCGGCTGTAATTAAAGTAAATATTGTGAGCTCTATAAATGGAGCTCACAATCATAACTTAGCCGAGTTTCCAGATGAAGCTTATACATTAGATATAAATGGCGATGTTGTTGAGATTACTGCCATTACTCATACAGGTGTAACTCGTGCAGCTCAAACTCTTATTCAACTTGCCGAAGGTTACGAAACAACTCCTCAGTTGGAGGCTTTAACAATAACCGATTATCCTGCCTTTAAGCTTCGTGGATATATGCACGATATAGGTCGTAGTTATATTTCAGTTGAAGAATTAAAAAAGGAAATAGAACTTTTAGCTCGTTTTAAGGTAAATGTTTTTCATTGGCATTTAACAGAAAATCAAGGTTGGAGATTTGAAACTAAACTTTATCCTAAGTTAAATACAGATAGCTATAGTCGTTATGATGGATTGTATTATACTCACGAAGAAGCTAAAGAGATACAGCAACTTTGTATAGATAATGGTATGATATTGATTCCTGAAATTGATATGCCCGGTCATAGTCAGGGGTTTCGTAAAGCTTTGGGTTATGATATGCAAACCGATCAAGGAGTTGAGACTATGAAAGCACTACTTACTGAAGCGGTAGGGGTATTCGACAAATGTCCGTATATCCATATAGGAGGTGATGAGGTAACTATAACTTATAACTCGGGAGGAAAAAACTTCCTGACTATAATGATAGACCACGTACATAGTTTGGGTAAGAAAGTTATAACTTGGAATCAACCAGCAAGCGGATTTACTCTTAATAAAGAGAGTGGTGTAGACCTTACTCATATGTGGGCAACAAGAGGTACGGCTGTAGATGGGCTTCCTAATATAGATAGTCGTTACAACTATGTAAACCACTTTGATGTGTTTGCTGATGTAGTTGGTATCTATAAAAGCAATATTTATTACGAACAAAAAGGAACTGATAAGGTAGCTGGATTTATAACAGCTCTTTGGAACGACCGTAAAACAGCAACACAAGAAGATATTGTTAAGCAAAACAATCTTTATGCAAATGCTCTTGCATCTGTTGAAAGAGCTTGGTGTGGTGGTGGTAAGCAGTATATTGAAAAAGGAGGAACAACTCTGCCTAATTCTGGCGATGAATATGAAGAGTTTGCAGATTGGGAACGTCGTTTCTTGTTTCATAAAAACAATTCACTAAAGAATGAACCTATCCCTTATGTGAAGCAAACAAATGTTAGATGGTGTATTACTGATGCTTTCCCAAATTATGGAGATGCAAATAAAGAGTTCGGTCCTGAAACAGAAGGCTTAAAAGAGTCGTACGTGTTTGAAGGTAAAACTTATAATACAGGTATGGCTACTGGTGCCGGTGTGTATTTGCGTCATACTTGGGGTGGTACTATTCCTACTTACTTCTCAAATCCACAATCAAATACAACAGCTTATGCTTGGACTTATGTTTATTCGCCTATAGAACAAACGGTAGGTGCTCTTGTAGAGTTCCAGAATTATGGACGTTCGGAGCAAGATGCAGCTCCAAATAAAGGAGATTGGGATAGAAAAGGTTCTCGAATATGGGTTAACGATGAAGAACTTCTTCCTCCTGTTTGGACTAATACCGGAAAGTCGATAAACAATGAAGTGGACTTAGGTAATGAAAACTTTACCGCTCGTAAGCCAGAAGTGGTTGAGCTTAAAGAAGGTTGGAACAAAGTATTTATGAAATTACCTTACAATCCTAATGGACTCCGTTTGCCTAAGTGGATGTTTACTTTTGTGCTTACTGATATAGACGGTAAAGATGCTGTAGAAGGATTGATTTATTCTCCTAATAAATGTATGGACGTTGCCGCTGAAATGGTAGCTGCATCTATATTGGAGGCAAAAAGATACAGGAATAGTGTGATAAGTGAGTCTGCTCCTGGTTATTATCCTACCGCTTTGGCGGTAGAGCTAAATGAGAAAATAGAGGAAATAGAAAAGACGCTTGAGAGTGCCGACTATGATGAAGCAGCTCGGAATCAGCAATTGGCAGAGATAGAAGAAGTTCTTAATTCGTTTAAGGCTCTTCTTACTGCTGAGGCTATGAATCAGCCACAAACGAATACCTGGTATAGTTTGTGTACGCCTAATAGAGCTTCGAGATATACAACATCTAAAGGAGTTTCAGAAGCTATAATAGGAGAGGCGGCAATGTCGGTTTCTGCTGCTTGGAAGTTTGTAGAACGTACCGACGGTAAATATAATATTGTTGATTATACAGGTAAGGCTTATGTTTCGCCCAATTCGTCAAATAATACTGCTCTTAAAGTATTAGAACAAGAGCCTAATTCGGGTTGGGAACTAAAACCAGCAGACCAACTTGGTACTGTTATAATAGTTAATGGTACGGTTCAGTTTAATCAAACTAATTCGGGTTTGGGGTTTAAGATATACAATTGGGGAAACGGAAGCAATACTGCTGATGCTGGTTGTCAGTTTGTAGTTGCCGAGATAACAGATAGTACATTTATTCCTACTACTGTAGGTATTAATAATGTAGATTTCGATGAAGATATATTTTCTATTGTTGATGGGAGTCTTATAATTAATGGTAATTATAACGCATCATTATATGATATTACCGGTTGTAAAGTTAATAGCTTTAAGCCTCAATCAGGAATCTATATCCTTAGCGTGCGAAATAAAAACTATAAAGTTTTATTGAAATAAAATAGTTAAGGAGGGTGTCAGAATCCTCCTTTTTTATGTTATTAATCAAAACACTCAGTTCGTATTAGAATGCAAACCGTTAAATATACGTAAGAAGGTTATAGTTGATGTTTTATTTCCCACACATATCTTTGAAATTGCAGTAAGTGCAAATCTCTGGAATGTCTGTTTGTTCGAAAGGGATTTCAGGATTAAATATCTCATTTAGCTTTTCAATAAGCAAAGGCTCGAACTCGCCGTTAAGCTCTCTGAAATCGGTTATCGTTTCTTGGTTGTATGTTACAACTGGGGTGTAATCATCTTTCGATGTTTGTTGTAGATATAATACAGAGGGCAGTATAGGTAAGTTAAATCCTTGCCTTTTAATAAGAGACGAAGAATAAACAAACGTTTGAAATACGTGCGCTGCTCTATCTTTGTTGGCTATAAATAAATCATCGATAGTTTTGGGCGACTTGGCAGTTCCTCCTGTTTTGTAATCGAGTACATAAAACGAACCATCTTTTTCGTCTAACCTATCAATTATACCGCCTATGTTTAATTGTATATTGTTGCTAATGTTAAAAGGCTCTCGTAATTTATATTCCAACCCGTAGATTGAGAATGGAGCCCTGCGTTTGTCGAAGCGAATAAGCCTCTCCATCATTTTGCAAATAACGTGAAAGTTTATTATTTGTTCGCCATTAAAGTCTTCTTCTATAATTGTTCGTCCTTTGAAATACACTTTCTCGAAAGCTCGCAATACAACTCTATTTAAAGGTATGCTGTTTTTCTCTTCGTAAGGAGCAAAGTGTTCTTTCTGAACAACAAAAGGAGGGAAGGTCTTTACTTCATCGCCTAATCGTCCTATCTCGCGATACAAGTTTTCTGCCGCTTGGTGAAATATAGAACCAAAAACAGAATTATCAAGTTCGTCTATAAGTTTATCTTGCTCTCGTAAGTCTTTAACATACTCTAAATAAAACTTATAAGAGCAATTTATATAATTATTAAGAGCCGACGGTGTTAACGTTTTAGCGTCTTTGTTTGTATTGTTGTCGTATTTGTTTCTGAGAATGCTGATTATGTTTTCGTTTTTCTCTATAACAATAGGCTCAGGTTTCCAAGGTTTTATTTCTGAATAGATAGAAAAGCGTTTTATTCTGTCTTTTATATCAGGGTTAACCATCATTTGTAAAAGGAAGCGACTTATTTCAGCTTTCCCCATTGCTGTTTTATCTGTATTATAAACAAAGGTAATGTTTTCGGCTCGTTGAATAATACGATAAAAATAGTAAGCGTAAATAGAGTCTTTGTGTTCGATGGTGCTCATACCGAACGATACTCTAAGAAACTGAGGAATAAAAGTATTGTCGTTTGTGTTTGCTGGCATAAAGCCTTCGTTTACACTAAGCAAAAGCACGTTCTTAAAGTCTAAAGTACGTGTTTCGAGTAGCCCCATTATCTGCAATCCTTTTACAGGCTCACCGTGAAACGGAATTTTAACCGAAGATAAAACCTTTCGCACCAATCTTAAGAAGGTCGATTTCTCTATATTTAATTCGCCAGAAGCTATAAGTCCGTGTAAGCGATTAACAACCTGATAGGCTCTGAATACCGACTCTTGATAAAGTCCGTTGTAAGGGTCGTTGTTAGAAGTAACATTCTCGTACGAGATACCAACTTTCTGAATAATATCTAATAGATATTGTGCAAGGTCGGAGGTAGATTTTGCAAAAGTAAAGATAAGTGTATCTTTAAGTTCGTCTATAGTCGGATAGAAAATGTTGTCTTTAGTAAGTTTGCTCTCAACCTCTTGCGCTTCGCTGAATATCAGTTTAGTGTAAGGGTGTCTTAATACGGGCAAAACATATTTATACCAAAACGACTTATCGTATTGCCTGTAAGCCTTTGTTTGCATCTCCGTTAAAACCTGAATGTAGCTACTTATAGCAGTAAGTGTGATGGGAAATCCCATTGTAATGTTCACATTGTTTACGCTATCGGTAGGTATTGCGTGCATAGTTGACGGAAGTAATTCTTCGTTGCACAAGATGATAGACGAGTCGGGTTTGATAAAGTCGGTTTTATTATCTAACGATTTAATCCAAGGGTTAATAACCGAGACTTGTGCGCTTTCGGAAGGGGACGCAAAGAATGTTATGTTTTTGTTTGACGACAGAAAGCTGTCCATCAAAGAGGGGTCTAAGGCAGAACCAAAATCCTTAACGTTTTCTTTTATAAAACTACCGGCCTCTGTGTTTATGTAGAAAGAATCGTAATCCCAGTAGAAAGAAGCTTTATGTTTTAGTTTTCTAAACAGTTGCTTCTCGCATTTGCTAAGAACATTGAAGCCAACAAAGGCTATGTGTTTGCTTTTTATTTCAATATCTTCTCGTTCCGAAACCGAGCGCATAATCATACCGGGGTAGGCTATGCCTTTATTCTCCAGCTTTTCTTTGAACACAGAATAGACTTCGCCAAGAATGTTCCAGATATTCCAGAAGGCGGCTTTAAGTTCACTCTCTTCTTGAAAAACAACTTTGAAGCGACGCTGTAGAGCCTCTTTTTGTTCGTCTGATAAATGAGAGAAATCGTCTTTAAGTTCGTCTAAGTCTTTAAGGTTAGAGAAGATAAGCTTAGTGTTAACTAAGTTTTTATCAACGTCGTCGAAGTCGCCGAGCAGTATTTCACCGAAGAAGAAAAACTCGTCTAACGTTTCTTCCGAATGCTTGTCAGCATACTTATTAAAGACCTTTATATATGCCTCATAAAGCAGACCGATAAGCAGAATGTTATCTGCGCTCTTAAAAGTGGATAAGTTTTCGAACAAACCCTCTATGGATACATATTGAGGTGCCCATAGAGGAGTTTTTGCGTGTTTATATAAATAAGTGTTAAAGAATAAACTTGCTCTTATATTAGGAAATACTACGGTAACATCAGATAAATCGGTTCCAAACTTAGAGATTAAATCTTCGGCTACTAAGCTTAAAAATGCGTCAGGCAAGTTATCCATACTTATATTTATTAAAAAGGTAAGTCGTCGTGTTCAGGAGCAGGAGCCATAGGAGGAGGCTCGGGTAAGTCGAAGCTTGGCGGAGCTGAAGGTGCTCCTTGAGGTGCATTATTCGCAACTTCAATCTTCCACGCCTTAACATCTGTGTACCAGCGACCGTTAAACTCTCTACTTTCTACATCAAAATCAATGTTAAGAATGTTTCCTTCTTGTAAACCGCCAGGAAGTTTATCTCCCCAAACAGTTACACAAATCTTTTTAGGATATTGTCCGTCGGTTTCTACTATTATGTTTTGTTTTTT
This region includes:
- a CDS encoding hypothetical protein (product_source=Hypo-rule applied; cath_funfam=2.120.10.10; cleavage_site_network=SignalP-noTM; pfam=PF13088,PF14873; superfamily=46997,50370,50939; transmembrane_helix_parts=Inside_1_6,TMhelix_7_24,Outside_25_1120); the protein is MKKHSNLFVGLLIAFTLCVSAAFNRVEAQATSALYATSVLSTKVAPDWYFICNSSTGEILVLNEDATSYSSQTIPLAENSDSQFWRFEEKNGEYTLYNKGDETYSATVAFVGAADAWTLDIDGKKLLLNGGSASLSDETASTLYFTKAPVGGGSEWVQIDSYRSSTASGTTILCVNENGIITWEPNAATENRDYNFRLVLDENDACYNITAKSQAGKYVYDSNKNSNGNMSFSDTETPVKFVIHPLNNRKGYVQFTVQGVDISRIDYNGGGNPRAGLYTDNFSNAFGTRTNDGFRFTMITYSEGLFDDLSNAITKATTLLANTNAGIDPGSYSDADRNALSDAITAAQIVNSNTNSTAKEIADAVEAINAAIDLYKTKANGIVYSTEDNLTWYYIVSASTSTYCAGKAIISVSETDGDPLKFDTKRIDSNMMWAFVKDDNGKVAIKNMATSRYFAKDISSAKAGTVADPQYNYTISEFSAAWWNGNAFTIKSDASSQPIHAQNNNSVMVTWQAESSNPSSLWTLKQVTDEELDMNLTITKSVVEQAKISTGRGNTNDPILRATLIAEGTKPGVTMNGIKGNLNGTTDKDDILKVKAYLYSSEFELKPDSEAATLLGETVPATDGSYEITFDSPITMQVGTNYVWITLDIAEDAVEGNKVDAQITSYVMSNEEITEYVGNPEFDATIFLTEGTLIRPGDNGSRYYRIPAIATTANGWLVAVADKRYNSSSDLPNNIDVVAQVSKDNGKTWTEPVTIAGTAELGGDYGHGDPAIVVNRDNGDVIVLVTSKVGFFYGDGTNVPLMKVIVSHDNGLTWDAPVDVTEQVYGSKCSNPISKTWLGAFPASGSFIQKRDGTLVVALLARNAANQKIVHLVLSEDGGKTWRAASANGTGNPDESKVAEKNNGDIILSSRASGENFKNITKDNGETWELAMNARMTGVKNAYCNGDFKLFTSTLEGNDKNRMLHTNCFANTRKNVSIVISYDESETWSAPKTICPRGSAYSALTILPDGTIGCYYEEDGLVGGYILRFVRFSVDWMTDGKDTIEDYKPVKNTVDIKTVNTNNAADFTVTNKDGIITVVGATDYSITSLQGVSFPKDAKLQKGGMYIVSANGKSVKTIIK
- a CDS encoding hypothetical protein (product_source=Hypo-rule applied; cath_funfam=3.20.20.80,3.30.379.10; cleavage_site_network=SignalP-noTM; pfam=PF00728,PF02838; superfamily=50370,51445,55545; transmembrane_helix_parts=Inside_1_4,TMhelix_5_22,Outside_23_972) encodes the protein MKKTFSFVVFVALFLCNAFVVSSKSEHLLPKPQSITLNTTGVAFNLNRDVAIESNTDNYLLNKFLEETGCTVVDGASAVIKVNIVSSINGAHNHNLAEFPDEAYTLDINGDVVEITAITHTGVTRAAQTLIQLAEGYETTPQLEALTITDYPAFKLRGYMHDIGRSYISVEELKKEIELLARFKVNVFHWHLTENQGWRFETKLYPKLNTDSYSRYDGLYYTHEEAKEIQQLCIDNGMILIPEIDMPGHSQGFRKALGYDMQTDQGVETMKALLTEAVGVFDKCPYIHIGGDEVTITYNSGGKNFLTIMIDHVHSLGKKVITWNQPASGFTLNKESGVDLTHMWATRGTAVDGLPNIDSRYNYVNHFDVFADVVGIYKSNIYYEQKGTDKVAGFITALWNDRKTATQEDIVKQNNLYANALASVERAWCGGGKQYIEKGGTTLPNSGDEYEEFADWERRFLFHKNNSLKNEPIPYVKQTNVRWCITDAFPNYGDANKEFGPETEGLKESYVFEGKTYNTGMATGAGVYLRHTWGGTIPTYFSNPQSNTTAYAWTYVYSPIEQTVGALVEFQNYGRSEQDAAPNKGDWDRKGSRIWVNDEELLPPVWTNTGKSINNEVDLGNENFTARKPEVVELKEGWNKVFMKLPYNPNGLRLPKWMFTFVLTDIDGKDAVEGLIYSPNKCMDVAAEMVAASILEAKRYRNSVISESAPGYYPTALAVELNEKIEEIEKTLESADYDEAARNQQLAEIEEVLNSFKALLTAEAMNQPQTNTWYSLCTPNRASRYTTSKGVSEAIIGEAAMSVSAAWKFVERTDGKYNIVDYTGKAYVSPNSSNNTALKVLEQEPNSGWELKPADQLGTVIIVNGTVQFNQTNSGLGFKIYNWGNGSNTADAGCQFVVAEITDSTFIPTTVGINNVDFDEDIFSIVDGSLIINGNYNASLYDITGCKVNSFKPQSGIYILSVRNKNYKVLLK
- a CDS encoding hypothetical protein (product_source=Hypo-rule applied; pfam=PF12705; superfamily=52540), yielding MDNLPDAFLSLVAEDLISKFGTDLSDVTVVFPNIRASLFFNTYLYKHAKTPLWAPQYVSIEGLFENLSTFKSADNILLIGLLYEAYIKVFNKYADKHSEETLDEFFFFGEILLGDFDDVDKNLVNTKLIFSNLKDLDELKDDFSHLSDEQKEALQRRFKVVFQEESELKAAFWNIWNILGEVYSVFKEKLENKGIAYPGMIMRSVSEREDIEIKSKHIAFVGFNVLSKCEKQLFRKLKHKASFYWDYDSFYINTEAGSFIKENVKDFGSALDPSLMDSFLSSNKNITFFASPSESAQVSVINPWIKSLDNKTDFIKPDSSIILCNEELLPSTMHAIPTDSVNNVNITMGFPITLTAISSYIQVLTEMQTKAYRQYDKSFWYKYVLPVLRHPYTKLIFSEAQEVESKLTKDNIFYPTIDELKDTLIFTFAKSTSDLAQYLLDIIQKVGISYENVTSNNDPYNGLYQESVFRAYQVVNRLHGLIASGELNIEKSTFLRLVRKVLSSVKIPFHGEPVKGLQIMGLLETRTLDFKNVLLLSVNEGFMPANTNDNTFIPQFLRVSFGMSTIEHKDSIYAYYFYRIIQRAENITFVYNTDKTAMGKAEISRFLLQMMVNPDIKDRIKRFSIYSEIKPWKPEPIVIEKNENIISILRNKYDNNTNKDAKTLTPSALNNYINCSYKFYLEYVKDLREQDKLIDELDNSVFGSIFHQAAENLYREIGRLGDEVKTFPPFVVQKEHFAPYEEKNSIPLNRVVLRAFEKVYFKGRTIIEEDFNGEQIINFHVICKMMERLIRFDKRRAPFSIYGLEYKLREPFNISNNIQLNIGGIIDRLDEKDGSFYVLDYKTGGTAKSPKTIDDLFIANKDRAAHVFQTFVYSSSLIKRQGFNLPILPSVLYLQQTSKDDYTPVVTYNQETITDFRELNGEFEPLLIEKLNEIFNPEIPFEQTDIPEICTYCNFKDMCGK
- a CDS encoding hypothetical protein (product_source=Hypo-rule applied; cath_funfam=2.160.20.10; pfam=PF11325; superfamily=50249) yields the protein MQLTARLVQIMPAETGMGKNGEWKKQNIIVETDGQYPKKICVTVWGDKLPGGLQEGNILNIDFDVESREFNGRWYTDVKAWKIEVANNAPQGAPSAPPSFDLPEPPPMAPAPEHDDLPF